DNA sequence from the Excalfactoria chinensis isolate bCotChi1 chromosome 2, bCotChi1.hap2, whole genome shotgun sequence genome:
ACGCTGATAAAGCCCATCAATCACCATGAGATAAGTCCACCGCTGTATGTGTACTAAGCAGCTAAGGCTGCTTCCTCTACAACGGGGACTGCCCTTAGTTGATTTTTCCAGCAGGACTCTTTGGTACAGACCATTTTTAACCTTCCTCTCTGCAGAACTACTCTCTGGTTATACATCGTTGTATTTTACATTTGCTCAGTCCACCTAAATGAGCATCCTCCTAGTTCACACCACGGCTGGCTACCAAAACAACAAGCAGTGCCACCCCTCATGGAGTCAGGAGCTCCATCGCAACACCCAAGAGTTGTCTGTCTATAGTGTAGGAACAGTGTTGTTTCCATACCTAATTTGAGAGGGACCACAGCTACAGATGAATCCCATCTTCAAGGAGCACGGTCATTCTACCTGCAACCACATTCACAGAATTCAGCTACTCTAACTGAAGTTTCAATATAACACCTGCATAATCATAGCAAAAAATGACTTAAAACGTggagaaaaatagaattttataTACAAGTACTACTATCTGACCCAAAATTCACTCCCAAAATGTGATGTTGCATTTCACAGATGTCCCATTCTCTAACAGCTAAGACCAAACTTGCGCACACATCAGtggcttcattttaaaacactgcttATTCAAGAAATTGGATTGTTTGTCTTCTACCTAAAATTTCAGATCTCAAGCCAATAGTCACTGCCTTGCTTCAGAGCTATGATCATCCCAGAACAAGTCTCAATACTTTTAAGTCAGTTAACACGGCTTACAGCAGAAATGTAGAAGTGGAAACGTAACACTCCTTGTAGAAACCAACAGCTCTGTTACAAGAGGACCGCGTACATTGACATTAAGTGGTACTTtcaccaaagaaagaaaaatcagcccTCTCTTCCTAGTTATTAAAATTCCATTTGCTttagggaagaaataaaatataccaTATGTAAAACAGCATcagcacattttatttcaaaattgtCTCAGCTCTCTAGCAATACTTTAATATAGGTTATGACTTGTCCAAATAATGATCAAATGGCCTGTCACATTCTTTCACTTTATAAATACTAGTCTCATACATACACTCGCATAATAAGAGATAAGGCTGAGCCAAATTAAACAAGGGTATCACATGAAAACTCCATACCCTGGAGCCTTCCAGGAGGATTAAGAACTGCTGACTAGAACTCAGAGTACCTGTCCTACTCTGTAAGATTAGAGCAGTACAGTGTGTAACAGGGCAGCGTGTGAGATGAGATCTTACACAAACTTTAACCAGGGCATTGTATTACAGCAGGGGGCACTGCCTCACCCTTGCTTACTGGTGGTTTGTGAATACATCAAGCATCTATAAGGCACCAGAATACCTATTACAGTCAGGCTGGTAGAAGGGGATAAATGCAGaactctgctttgtttttagatATGTCGTGCTCATATGCTATTGTGCACATACTATTCATTGGTTCAATTTGTGCACTCCTTTTCTAAGGTTTTTGCTTGGAAAATTTACTGCTCATCTGCCCATAGCTGTGCTCCTCACATTTGTCTCTGAAACAAAGGGCCAGACTTGGCAGCCCACATGGGCAGGTGAAGTGCCTAGttcacagaaaatggaaagctttCAGACTTAAACCACTACCTTCTACAAATACTGACTGCTACCAGAGTTTGGGAAGCAACAGTCTCCTTAAACAAAGACGTATGCTCTGTACAGCCAGTTCCAATAATTTATCTGTACAACAGCTTACTTCAGCTTATTGGCCAGCGATAGTAGCCTAACATACCTCTGCACAGCAAGGCTACAAAATAGCAGTTTCTGCACCCAACTGCAGCAAGCAACTAAACTTTGGTATTGAAAAGGAGGCAACCCCGGAGATACGGAGTACAGAAGGTTCACGATAttccaacaaaagaaaacaccactATCTGCAGTCTGAGCTTGCCACAGCCTAGGACCCTGCAGGTTTACAAGTGTTTTCTATTACTAGCGCCCTTTTCCTGCCTCAATAATTACAGGCAACATctattttctaatttattttggGACAGACAGAGTTCGAAAACTGGCTTCACTGTGAAAGTATGTTTCCCGAGCAGTAACTTAAATAGCTCTTTTTTCTAGTCTCATGTTCTTCAGCTTTCTTGAAACACAGGGCTGTATTTGCTGTATTTCAAGTAGGCTGAGTTTTGACAGAAATCTCAGTGCAAGACAATAGTACATGAAATTGTGCAAGCCTTTTCTCTGGAAGAAGCAGAGGCTTGTGCTTGTAACATGGTTAGCTACAATCTCATCGTGACATTAGCTTTAAACAGTTCAAGGACAAATTCCTGCATTCTTTTTAGCAAGATGAATTTTTGCTTGCTGCAACAACAAATCCCATCAATTTGAACTTAAAATGTATTACTTAATCCCTctcatttttgttcttcaaaggtcaaagcacaggcagctccaCCAGTACAGCATAAAAATCAAGCCACCTATCAACTCAAGACTCCTCCTTTCAGAAAGCACtcttaaatgaacaaaataaagcttctcatttattttgagTAGAATGACTACAGAGAAATGACTCAGCTTAGGTAATGAAAGTTAAGGGAACATCATCTGCAACAAAGACTGACTCAGTAACACATGAGACTTGCTAATCATTTGTTAATCTCCAATTCAAAAACCCACTACAAGTACCCATGTAGCATCAGTGAAACATGAGACTCTActgttttttttggttgtttgttttccccctaTTGTCAATAGAACAAGCTTTGAAATAGAATGTCTTTTTCCAGTATTTGATAAAATATAGATCGTTAAGTGCTACACACACCAAAGGATTAATCATCTGTGAATCAGGACTTGATAACTTGTGGAACAATAACTTTATCTCACTAATGTGCAAGACTAGCATAATACTTCTCATTCTTTGGATTTTAGTTCCATGTGTtgatattttatgttttcaggaGGCATTTCCTCCTCATCCTAAGCACATTACACCTTAACAATATTCTCTCTTCTGGGACACCCTTCTGGAACAGAAAGGCCTGTAACACCAGGAAGAATGCATGGAAATTTGAAGAGACTGAAAAGTGGATTCTTAAGTACAATTATCTACACCACAGAGTACAAAAATGTTATATGATTGCTCTGCAGTGCTCCCCTAATAGTTGTTAGTGGCATAAAGGTTCTTACCTGAACTCATCAAATGTTCTAATGGGTTACAACTGAGCATTTGTCTAGAAAGGCAAGCCTCTGAACATGAATACAGCCACAGGTGGTAATAAACAGGAAAACTTCTCACATTCTTGCTGTCAAGTTTGGTAAtcaattttttcccccccatgtTCACCTTTCAAAGTCATTTCATTCTGTTAAGACGTGTCTTGCACACAAAATACTAAATACCTTCAGTTAACTAAAACTAGATGAGGAGCTTGGTAGAAAAAAACTCCAAAACCTCTATTATAACATTGAATAAAACCTAAATCAGCTTCCTCTAGTAACACCCTAATGCCACAACAAAATCCTCCCTATTAAAACTTgcataccagaaaaaaaaaaccttagtGATGAGcctgtttctttccttgcttctgCAGCTAACACTACCAGCTAATAGAAGCAGTCTGCCTGCCAACGTTAAATGCTCAGTCACTGCAGAATCCAACTCAGTATTGTTCCCCTTCACTCTgacagaagagatgaaaatcAACTGACTGGGGAGAAACATTCAAGACCTAAATGTTTAATATACTCTCAGTAATAGCAGCTTTAAGTAGATCAATTTATGTTAGTCCTACTACGCTTAACACCATTACTACATACTGCAGTAAATTTTGGAGAGAAGATTCAGTTACTCAACAAAGAACATCTTACCATGCTGCTATTAAGATACACCTACATAAAAGACTCAAAGCTCTAGTCTTACAGCTACAGCATAAGATCGCATCAAGCTAATCTACTGATTCACCAGCTAATACTTTGTGTAGATTTGccacttttttttcagtaagcagCGAGCTCTACTTGCCACAAAACACTTCAGCCACTCTGTAGTAAGGCTGCTGCACTAGATTAAACCTTAAGCTAAAGCATTTCAGATATCCCAGAAAATACATGAATCAACTTTTATTGTTTCAAGCAACAACACACACTATTTTAGTACAACCCACACATTTAAGTCAGGTGAAGAACAGTCAACTGAACAATCAACACTAAAACATTTCCATTGGAAATGTGCTGAAGTTCACAAGTGTCTTCATTACCACCTTACTGAAGTTTTCTTATGTGTTTCTAGCCTACACACCACATGTTTCACACAGTCATGCAAATCTGAAACCAATGCAGAATGGTGAGGTAATAGGGAAGTCCATTCATTGCAAAGATACATTTTTCACAGAAGAGCCAGGCCGGGTAGAACCAAACACTGCAGGATTCTTCATGGGAGTAGGGGTGGGTTAGAAACCATGAACCTTCAGTTGTTCTTCCTTAACAATGCCAATCTACAGGAGAAAAGCAACAAACTTCAGTACAGCTTCCACGCGTCAGATACTGTGGTATTAAGTCACTGCAATCTTCTACTTTGattaaagaaactgaaatgcagtATATACTCAAGAAAGCAGTGTTCTGTTTTCTGGACTATTTCTGGGCCACAGAGAAGAATTTActgcacaaaaaataaaatcccgTCAGATGCTGGATCTGTTTTGTAGTCCTACCACTCAGTCCTCAATGGTCTAGAATCCCTGCATCATGATTTACATCAGTAAGATAGTGATAACAGCTTCTTCCTCTACAGAAGCGTGAGTTTTAAAACTATGCTTTGCATCAAGCACTTGATTTACAAAGAACTCGAGTTGTGCTGCCAGAAAACAAAACGTATGCTGTAGCAGGGTAAATGCATTCTAAAGCAACAGTTTTGCTCAAGGTCACTGATCCTGCAAATGTCATTCTGCTTTTTGGCTGCAAATATAAAGGAACTACAATACATGTATTTAACTGCCTAATTAACATCACCGTCATCCATTGCACTATTACTTCCAGGCAGGTTTAGAATACTGCATGGTATTTATCTCTAGTTCCTCACCTCCAACAGGAATTGGCAAATGTTCTTCCTCTGGTCACCTTGAAGCTGGATAACTTCGCCGTATTCAGGATGCTCAATCACAGTACCATTACAAGCAAATTTCTACAGAGAGAGATTTATATTGTAAGACATCCAGTGCTCACTATGATTTTGCTTAGTAAGCTTTTTCAAGAGAATCTGGTCACAAAAGCTGCTCACTAAATTCCAATGCCAAGCGCAGCAAAGGCTAGATGTACTCTAACCTCATTCCAAGAGCAAACTGAATGTGTCTGAtatatacagagagaaaaactaAACTGCTGATAGGAAATTCAAGTAAAGAGTGGATTAGCTACCATGCAAAAGGAACTGGCCAATACTAActacaagaacaaaaaaccaaaagcctAAAGTAGTCTTTCAGCTCtgcactactgaaaataaaagtattctTACCCTAGAAAAACTCAAGTCTCTACTTCAATGGTAACCCAGCCCTGACAGAAGCCGGAATGTAGAAATAGTTTATCTCCAACTGACCTTATTCCTTACATCAACAATGTCAAACATTTGTGAAACgtaaatgaaaaattcagaatatGCTGAATTTTATTAACAGGAAAGAAACTCAgctttttaacaaaaaaagcaagcatcATCGATGGAGCTTTTGAGAAAGCTACGGGAAAGGAACCTCAAAAGTGATGTGCACTATAAAGAACgatataaaacaaatgtttggtTACTTGACATCAGTAGCTATCATAAccctttcatctttattctTAAATCAACAATTTCACCTTCTTGAAGGCTTTCACAAGTTTCTTCTTGTCATAATCATCTGCAATTCCCTGGACAGTGGTTAGAGTCTTTCTTCCGTTTCGCTGTTGGATCCTTATATGAATGTAATCCTCAGTCCCGGCCGGGAGTAAGTCGTCGCCCTTTGTAGCATCAGCAAAGGGGtctacaagaagaaaaacatccatCTAAAtcccacagaaggaaaaaagaacaagctCAAAACACAACAATTTCTCACCTCACAATGTCTTTTTTTAAGGTATAATTTCACCCTTTTTCAAAATCTCTTAAAACCAAACTActtttttaaagctgtattaAGCCTTACCTAACCTACCAACACAACAGTGCCTTTTGACAGCTGCTTGGATATAACACTTTTCAGCCACAGTACCATTTTACCGCACTATTTACGTCTTGTAAACTGCAAAGCTCTGCACCTGAAATGAAGGTTCCTAtatgtgcttttaaaagcacatcATGTTTCAGGCAGTCATTAAGTATTTTAAGGGAAAAAGTCTGTAAGGTggtcatatttttttaaatcagaaaagtacagaaaaatagaaaaactcCTGCACGAACACTCCTTTACAAGTTCAGAACATAAACTGTATGCCATGACAACCACATTAGCAGCATTTTCAGTCACAGACGTAACTCCTAGCtctaaaatgtaaaacataGCAACAGACACTATGAGACACAAGATGCAGTCTCTCAACCAACCCCTTGCAAGTAACTTTAGGCAAGAATTTTAATAAGGTTATTTAGCCTTTAAATGCAGAAACGCCAGCTCTGAAGCTCTTCCAAGCTTAAATGTACCTAACATGGGTGAAACAGCAAGACATTTCAAAAGAAGTGTTTCCAGGTAATGAAATCACACAATCGTTACAGTTagaaaagacatctaagatcacctagtccaaccaaTGACCCACCCACACCCCACCAttcccactgaccacatccctcagcaccacatctctgtgtttcttgaacacctccagggacagtgccctccaccacccccctgggcagcctgtgacaCTGCATCGCTGCTCTTTCTGATAAAgagatttttcctaatatcctgaacatcccctggtgcaacttgaggccattccctctcattccCACTTGTTAGGTGGGAAAAGAGGTCAACCACAGGCTCCTTTCAGGTGACTGCAGAGAGAAACCAGGTCTTCCCTTagctcctccagactaaacaatcccagttccctcaactgCTACAGtgccctcacagctttgttgctcttctttggATATATTCCAAGGTCTCAGCCTCCTTTAGTGAAGGGCCTAAAACTAAGCGCAGTATTGCAGGTGTGGCCTCACCCGTGCCAAGCGCAGGGGGACAAAACCCTCCCTGCTCCGGCTCGCTACgttatttctgatacaaggCAACAAGCAGTTGGACGTCCTTGCTTCTGTCACCCTTTGTCTGGGCACAAGGACTGACTGCCCGAAGCGGCCACGGACCGCAGCGCTGGGAAATGGCGCTGCACAAGGGGCTCCAGCGGCCCTGACACCGACCGGGGCTCGTTTGGGGCCGGCTCCGCGGCTCCCCGGAATAGGGAACGGCAGCCGGCGGACTCTTACCGAAGGATTGGAGGTTCTGGATAGATGACATGCGATTCTGCGGCGAGAGGCTGACGCAGCGGGGAAAGGCCGCGGCTGGCTCCGCTCG
Encoded proteins:
- the EIF1B gene encoding eukaryotic translation initiation factor 1b, producing the protein MSSIQNLQSFDPFADATKGDDLLPAGTEDYIHIRIQQRNGRKTLTTVQGIADDYDKKKLVKAFKKKFACNGTVIEHPEYGEVIQLQGDQRKNICQFLLEIGIVKEEQLKVHGF